One Salvia splendens isolate huo1 chromosome 22, SspV2, whole genome shotgun sequence DNA segment encodes these proteins:
- the LOC121786813 gene encoding uncharacterized protein LOC121786813 → MVLLKQNPPIFDGIGEPAKAETWICALERIITVLMCNAEERMTCVTYGSADIWWDTKMKTTPRDQVGRMTWENFKEEIYIKYVPTSYRKAKTAEFYYLTQGRMSVTEYDRTLCDMTRYAPEQVDTDEKLADKFREGLRHEIKMALASRGRLTYAEELALALDVEATMPKERAM, encoded by the coding sequence ATGGTTTTGCTAAAGCAAAATCCTCCTATCTTCGATGGGATAGGAGAGCCAGCAAAGGCCGAGACTTGGATATGCGCTTTGGAGCGTATTATCACAGTTCTAATGTGCAACGCTGAGGAACGAATGACTTGTGTGACCTATGGGTCAGCCGATATCtggtgggataccaagatgaagACTACGCCACGAGATCAAGTGGGTAGAATGACTTGGGAGAACTTTAAGGAGGAGATATATATCAAGTACGTACCAACGAGCTACCGAAAAGCAAAGACGGCTGAGTTTTACTACTTAACCCAAGGGCGCATGTCGGTGACTGAATATGATCGAACACTCTGCGATATGACTCGGTATGCACCTGAACAAGTTGACACCGACGAGAAGCTAGCCGATAAGTTCCGTGAGGGTCTAAGGCATGAGATAAAGATGGCACTAGCTAGTCGTGGGAGACTTACATACGCGGAAGAGTTGGCCCTCGCACTAGATGTTGAGGCaactatgcccaaggagagggcgaTGTGA
- the LOC121786815 gene encoding acidic leucine-rich nuclear phosphoprotein 32 family member E-like, translating to MNKNFFFLICNAILFFLTKTSPIARPLDLNRLQVVVEAETYSDRHIKLDEEEEDDDDDDADDEESTKVFEEEQVKVDHEFEHSSLQVSIKRAENEIELQDCFLFKEVDDRDEEVIIGNGKEEVDEIEKLSDDELNQKFEDFIRRMKEEFRINDYQHNQLILVK from the coding sequence ATGAACaagaactttttttttctaatctgCAACGccattctcttcttcctcaccAAAACCTCCCCCATAGCCCGCCCTCTCGATCTCAACCGCCTGCAAGTAGTGGTAGAGGCAGAAACCTATTCAGATAGGCATATAAAGTtggacgaagaagaagaagatgatgatgatgatgatgctgaCGATGAAGAGTCAACGAAGGTGTTTGAAGAAGAGCAAGTGAAAGTAGATCATGAATTCGAGCATTCGAGTCTCCAAGTTTCGATCAAGAGAGCAGAGAATGAAATTGAGCTACAAGATTGCTTCCTTTTCAAAGAAGTGGATGATCGAGATGAAGAGGTGATTATTGGCAATGGAAAGGAGGAAGTTGATGAAATAGAGAAGCTGAGTGACGATGAATTGAACCAGAAATTTGAAGATTTCATAAGGAGGATGAAGGAGGAGTTTAGAATTAATGATTATCAACACAATCAGTTAATCTTGGTCAAGTAA
- the LOC121785922 gene encoding uncharacterized protein LOC121785922, with the protein MDPSLVQSASSEDEWDTDGFVIPSLEIEDTDQNKTDIPKVEDTKLIEVEAAKEEEHIYLGPHGAPPSQVKQQEQKSSSRKQKFKQKLKEADRAYSGSGRENKVDSLRELVGEGGKMQATVSKNSTRDWLDPHCHESQFERKHVH; encoded by the exons ATGGATCCTTCCCTCGTGCAATCCGCTTCTTCCGAAGATGAGTGGG ACACTGATGGATTTGTAATTCCAAGCTTGGAAATTGAAGATACAGATCAAAACAAAACCGATATCCCAAAAGTAGAAGACACTAAGCTGATCGAAGTTGAG GCTGCAAAGGAAGAAGAGCATATATACCTCGGACCACACGGAGCTCCTCCATCTCAAGTAAAACAGCAGGAACAGAAGTCTTCTAGCCGTAAACAGAAGTTCAAGCAGAAACTCAAGGAAGCCGATAGAGCATACAGTGGAAGCGGGCGAGAGAATAAGGTGGACAGTTTAAGGGAGCTTGTAGGTGAAGGAGGGAAAATGCAGGCTACCGTGTCAAAGAATTCTACTAGGGATTGGCTCGACCCCCACTGTCATGAGTCGCAGTTTGAGAGAAAGCATGTACACTAA